In Silene latifolia isolate original U9 population chromosome 3, ASM4854445v1, whole genome shotgun sequence, a single window of DNA contains:
- the LOC141649542 gene encoding uncharacterized protein LOC141649542, with amino-acid sequence MVTQRWIEASTEQIKTILQLESPQEPKDVQRLTGRVAALNRFISRSSDRCRLFYDVLRKSQRFEWTEEHEKAFQELKRYLSTPPLLSKPEPGEPLFLYLLVTKASDRCKISTRAGRITKTQRYYINKSLLPAETRYTSLEKLVLALVTASHKLRPYFESHTISVITNYPLKTIMRKPELSRRMAKWSVHLSEYDLKFEPRTAIKSQALADFVSDFCPSLQTQAEQDILSLEEYKGEQVLELHVDGASNAKGAGVGLVCSDSKLIVNHVNDCYEARDPRMMAYLDIAKELKIRFATFNIKQILRDQNAEADALATLGATLKAGTISTIPIVHVLEPATLKSQIEAKMVATGQTPFSLVFGAEAVISSDVRVPTHRYGCIAEDRNQVEMASSLDMIDELRTSAQIRMAYYRQTVARSYNKNAKLRTLQVGDLVLRKVLQNIKNQQAGKFAYNWEGPYQVESTVGNGAYRLMTMEGQMIPRSWNITHLKKYFT; translated from the exons ATGGTGACCCAGAGGTGGATAGAGGCCAGCACTGAACAAATCAAAACAATTCTGCAGCTGGAGTCACCACAGGAACCGAAAGACGTCCAGCGCCTGACTGGAAGAGTGGCAGCCCtaaacagattcatatccagatcctcGGACAGATGCAGGCTGTTTTATGATGTACTTAGAAAGAGCCAAAGATTCGAATGGACGGAAGAGCATGAGAAAGCATTTCAGGAGCTGAAACGTTATCTCAGCACCCCACCACTTCTGTCAAAACCAGAACCAGGAGAGCCACTATTCCTGTACCTGTTAGTCACAAAAGCAAGCGATCGGTGCAAGATTAGTACGAGAGCGGGAAGGATCACAAAGACCCAAAGATATTACATCAATAAGTCTCTGCttccagcagagaccaggtacacgtcCCTAGAAAAACTTGTCCTCGCACTAGTTACTGCATCCCATAAATTGCGTCCCTACTTCGAGTCTCATACAATTTCTGTGATAACTAATTATCCTCTTAAGACCATCATGAGAAAACCAGAATTGTCAAGGAGGATGGCTAAATGGTCCGTGCACTTGAGCGAATacgatttgaagtttgaaccTCGTACGGCCATAAAGTCCCAGGCTCTGGCAGACTTTGTGTCTGACTTCTGCCCATCTCTCCAGACCCAGGCAGAACAGGACATTCTGAGTCTGGAAGAATACAAAGGGGAACAAGTATTGGAGCTACATGTGGATGGAGCCTCCAATGCCAAAGGAGCAGGAGTAGGACTG GTTTGCAGTGATTCTAAGCTTATCGTTAACCATGTTAATGATTGTTATGAAGCCAGGGATCCCAGGATGATGGCATACCTAGACATAGCAAAGGAGCTGAAAATCAGATTTGCCACGttcaacatcaagcaaatccTCAGGGACCAGAATGCAGAAGCAGACGCATTAGCCACCCTGGGGGCAACCTTAAAAGCAGGAACCATCTCCACGataccaattgtccacgtgcTGGAGCCAGCAACACTAAAATCTCAAATAGAAGCAAAAATG GTTGCAACGGGACAAactcccttcagcctggtgttcggAGCAGAAGCAGTCATCTCATCCGACGTTAGGGTCCCAACCCACAGATATGGATGTATAGCAGAAGATCGGAATCAGGTGGAAATGGCAAGCAGTCTGGACATGATAGATGAACTCAGAACCAGCGCCCAGATCAGGATGGCTTACTACCGGCAGACTGTGGCTAGAAGCTATAACAAGAATGCAAAATTAAGAACCCTGCAGGTAGGAGATTTGGTCCTGAGGAAAGTCTTGCAGAATATCAAGAACCAGCAAGCGGGAAAATTCGCCTACAACTGGGAGGGGCCATACCAAGTGGAGAGCACAGTTGGAAATGGAGCCTACCGACTCATGACTATGGAAGGGCAAATGAttcccagatcctggaatatcACCCACTTGAAAAAGTATTTCACTTAA
- the LOC141647882 gene encoding putative metal-nicotianamine transporter YSL7, which produces MNSGRDEEKAASNTTPLEIENEEEPSVERVFAEKEVPTWQQQLTVRAFVVSFILSILFTFIVMKLNLTTGIIPSLNVSAGLLGFFFVKTWTKFLEKFGMLKHPFTRQENTVIQTCVVASSGIAFSGGAASYILGMSDKIAEQGDKEFGPNTKNLALGWMIGFLFVVSFLGLFSVVPLRKIMIIDFKLTYPSGTATALLINSFHTPKGAILAKKQVKELGKFFSLSFLWGFFQWFFTAGESCGFDQFPTFGLKAYKNRFFFDFSATYVGVGMICPYIINISMLLGAILSWGIMWPLIGTRKGHWYDRSLLDSNLHGLQGYRIFIAIAIILGDGIYNFVMVFGRTLVGLYNQFFKKDKGVVQPSDTTLQVTQSNSFDDERRTKYFLQDRIPNWVAVGGYATLAVMSIIILPHIFHQLKWYHVLVMYIFAPMLAFCNAYGSGLTDWSLASTYGKLAIFIIGGWAGASQGGIVAGLAACGVMMNIVSTASDLSQDFKTGYLTLSSPRSMFVSQIIGTAMGCVISPCVFWIFYKAFPDLGTTKSQYAAPYGAVFRNIAVLGVEGFGSLPKHCLTLCIIFFIAAIAVNGIRDLVGKRWSKYIPVPMAMAIPFYLGAYFTIDMCVGSLILFVWQYRDKAKADAFGPAVASGLICGDGIWTLPSSLLALAGVQPPICMNFISRSQAAAQGL; this is translated from the exons ATGAACAGCGGTAGAGACGAGGAGAAGGCGGCATCCAATACGACGCCGTTGGAGATTGAAAATGAAGAAGAACCCAGTGTGGAGAGAGTGTTTGCTGAAAAAGAGGTGCCTACATGGCAACAACAGTTGACTGTTAGAGCCTTTGTAGTGAGTTTTATACTCAGTATTTTGTTCACTTTTATTGTTATGAAACTTAATCTTACTACTGGGATTATTCCTTCTTTAAATGTCTCCGCTGGGTTACTGGGCTTCTTCTTTGTTAAGACTTGGACTAAGTTTTTAGAGAAATTTGGGATGTTGAAGCACCCCTTTACTCGTCAGGAAAATACTGTTATTCAGACTTGTGTTGTTGCCTCTTCCGGCATCGCCTTCTCCG GAGGTGCTGCAAGTTATATACTGGGAATGAGTGACAAGATTGCAGAACAGGGAGATAAGGAATTTGGACCGAACACCAAGAACTTAGCTTTAGGATGGATGATTGGATTTCTCTTTGTTGTTAGCTTCCTTGGTCTGTTTTCAGTCGTTCCTCTACGAAAG ATTATGATTATTGACTTCAAACTTACTTACCCAAGTGGAACAGCTACAGCCCTCCTTATCAACAGCTTTCACACCCCAAAGGGTGCCATATTAGCCAA GAAGCAGGTGAAGGAATTAGGGAAATTTTTCTCTCTCAGTTTCTTATGGGGATTCTTCCAATGGTTTTTCACAGCAGGGGAAAGTTGCGGATTCGACCAGTTTCCCACATTTGGTCTAAAAGCATATAAAAACAG GTTCTTCTTTGATTTCTCTGCGACATATGTGGGTGTGGGAATGATCTGCCcttatattataaatatatcgATGCTGCTTGGAGCAATTTTGTCCTGGGGAATCATGTGGCCCCTCATCGGTACAAGGAAGGGTCACTGGTATGATAGAAGTCTACTAGACTCAAACCTTCATGGTTTGCAAGGTTATAGG ATTTTCATCGCCATAGCCATCATTCTTGGTGATGGAATCTACAACTTTGTCATGGTCTTTGGTCGAACACTTGTTGGATTGTATAATCAGTTCTTCAAAAAGGACAAGGGTGTTGTTCAACCTTCTGATACCACACTTCAAGTTACCCAAAGTAATTCATTCGATGATGAACGAAGAACCAAATATTTCCTCCAAGATCGAATCCCGAACTGGGTAGCAGTTGGTGGCTATGCCACCCTCGCGGTTATGTCTATCATTATACTACCACACATCTTCCATCAACTCAAATGGTACCATGTCCTAGTAATGTACATTTTCGCCCCAATGCTAGCATTTTGCAACGCTTATGGAAGTGGGCTCACTGACTGGTCGTTAGCATCTACCTACGGAAAATTAGCGATTTTCATTATTGGAGGATGGGCCGGGGCATCTCAAGGCGGTATAGTTGCAGGACTAGCAGCATGTGGGGTTATGATGAACATTGTTTCAACAGCTTCTGACCTGTCACAAGACTTCAAAACAGGTTACTTGACCTTATCTTCACCCCGATCCATGTTCGTGTCCCAAATCATTGGAACTGCTATGGGTTGTGTAATTTCTCCATGTGTCTTCTGGATCTTTTACAAGGCATTCCCGGATCTTGGAACCACGAAATCCCAGTATGCAGCACCATATGGGGCAGTTTTCAGGAACATAGCTGTTCTTGGTGTTGAAGGGTTTGGTTCATTGCCAAAGCACTGTCTCACCTTGTGTATTATATTCTTTATTGCTGCCATTGCAGTGAATGGCATTCGAGACCTTGTTGGGAAGAGATGGTCCAAGTATATACCGGTACCAATGGCTATGGCAATCCCTTTCTATCTGGGAGCGTACTTTACGATTGATATGTGTGTTGGTAGCTTGATATTGTTCGTGTGGCAGTACAGGGATAAGGCTAAGGCTGATGCATTCGGTCCAGCTGTCGCATCCGGGTTGATTTGTGGGGATGGAATATGGACGTTGCCCAGTTCATTGTTGGCTTTGGCAGGTGTACAGCCACCAATATGTATGAATTTCATCAGTAGGTCTCAAGCTGCTGCTCAGGGACTGTAG